One segment of Theobroma cacao cultivar B97-61/B2 chromosome 9, Criollo_cocoa_genome_V2, whole genome shotgun sequence DNA contains the following:
- the LOC18590891 gene encoding uncharacterized membrane protein At1g06890, whose amino-acid sequence MGEMSSFQLGVIGALFLSVASSVSIVICNKALMSNLGFPFATTLTSWHLMVTFCTLHAAQRFNLFENKSIDMKTVMLFGILNGVSIGLLNLSLGFNSIGFYQMTKLAIIPFTVLLETVFLKKQFSQKIRLSLFVLLVGVGIASITDLQLNLVGTTLSLLAIITTCVGQILTNTIQKRLNVSSTQLLYQSAPFQAAILFVSGPLVDQCLTKQNVFAYKYSPIVLAFIILSCVISVSVNFSTFLVIGKTSPVTYQVLGHLKTCLVLGFGYTLLHDPFTDRNIIGILIAIFGMGLYSYFCTQENKKKQADPLASQMKDKDATPFLAMEKEGHEVKKSDKDSLV is encoded by the exons ATGGGGGAGATGTCAAGCTTCCAATTGGGTGTTATTGGTGCCCTGTTCCTTTCGGTTGCATCATCTGTTTCCATTGTCATATGCAACAAAGCTTTGATGAGCAATCTTGGCTTCCCTTTTG CTACCACACTTACTAGCTGGCATCTCATGGTGACATTTTGCACCCTTCATGCTGCACAACGCTTCAACCTGTTCGAGAATAAATCAATCGACATGAAAACTGTGATGCTTTTTGGCATCCTCAATGGTGTTTCCATTGGACTTCTCAACCTGAGCCTTGGATTTAACTCCATTGGATTCTATCAG ATGACTAAACTGGCAATCATACCATTCACTGTATTATTGGAAACTGTCTTCCTTAAAAAACAATTCAG CCAAAAGATAAGGCTGTCCCTCTTTGTCTTACTTGTTGGAGTTGGCATTGCCTCTATAACTGATCTGCAGCTCAATCTTGTCGGGACAACCCTTTCTCTCCTAGCCATTATAACAACCTGTGTTGGTCAAATT CTGACAAACACCATTCAGAAGAGGCTCAATGTCTCATCAACCCAGCTGCTGTACCAGTCAGCCCCATTTCAAGCAGCTATTCTTTTTGTCTCGGGCCCTTTAGTAGATCAGTGTCTCACCAAGCAAAACGTGTTTGCTTACAAATATTCTCCCATAGTCTTG GCATTCATCATTCTCTCATGCGTTATATCAGTGTCTGTCAACTTCAGCACATTTCTGGTTATTGGCAAAACATCCCCAGTCACATATCAAGTACTCGGCCACCTCAAGACTTGCCTAGTTCTTGGCTTTGGCTACACACTGCTGCATGACCCTTTCACAGACAGGAACATCATTGGAATCCTGATAGCCATTTTTGGGATGGGCTTGTACTCCTATTTTTGCACCCAGGAGAACAAGAAGAAACAAGCTGATCCATTGGCGTCTCAG ATGAAAGACAAGGATGCAACACCATTTCTGGCTATGGAGAAAGAAGGTCATGAAGTTAAGAAATCAGACAAGGATTCCCTTGTCTAA
- the LOC18590892 gene encoding uncharacterized protein LOC18590892: MGTVHRSGVFKKTNDSARIIIITILGVVFGFFIGVSFPYASLNKIHLPSSLISSLDVALPDDNDFPRDRSPETTGGNVPKIYVPTNPRGAELLPPGIVVAESDLYLRRLWGEPGEDLKKKPKYLVTFTVGIAQRNNIDACVKKFSEDFQILLFHYDGHTTEWDQFEWSKNAIHVSVRKQTKWWYAKRFLHPDIVASYEYIFIWDEDLGVEHFNGERYIELVKKHGLEISQPGLEPNNGLTWQMTKRRGDREVHKITEEKPGWCSDSHLPPCAAFVEIMAPVFSREAWRCVWYMIQNDLVHGWGLDFALRRCVEPAHEKIGVVDSQWIIHQVIPSLGSQGKQEDGKAPWEGVRARCKNEWSMFQNRLASADKAYLAQLGKE, from the exons ATGGGCACTGTGCACCGCAG TGGagtttttaagaaaacaaaTGATAGTGCAAGGATCATTATCATAACAATTCTTGGAGTcgtttttggattttttattGGTGTATCATTTCCATATGCTTCCCTTAATAAG ATTCACTTACCTTCAAGCTTGATATCATCTCTTGATGTAGCCCTTCCTGATGACAATGATTTTCCCAGAGACAGATCTCCTGAAACAACCGGGGGCAATGTTCCTAAG ATATATGTTCCAACAAATCCTCGTGGTGCAGAATTATTACCTCCAGGAATTGTTGTTGCAGAATCTGACCTTTACCTGCGCAGATTATGGGGTGAACCTGGTGAG GATCTGAAGAAGAAACCAAAGTATTTAGTAACATTTACAGTTGGTATTGCACAGAGGAATAATATTGATGCATGTGTTAAAAAG TTTTCTGAGGATTTCcaaattttgctttttcattATGATGGCCATACAACAGAATGGGACCAATTTGAGTGGTCAAAGAATGCAATCCATGTTAGTGTGAGGAAGCAAACAAAATG GTGGTATGCAAAAAGGTTTTTGCATCCAGACATCGTTGCTTcttatgaatatattttcatCTGGGACGAAGATCTGGGAGTGGAACATTTCAACGGGGAGAG ATACATAGAATTGGTCAAGAAACATGGTTTGGAGATCTCACAACCAGGTTTGGAGCCCAATAATGGACTGACATGGCAGATGACAAAGAGGAGAGGTGACCGAGAAGTTCACAA AATTACTGAAGAGAAACCGGGCTGGTGTAGTGATTCACATTTGCCTCCATGTGCTGC TTTTGTGGAAATTATGGCACCAGTGTTTTCTCGGGAAGCTTGGCGTTGTGTATGGTATATGATTCAG AACGATTTGGTGCATGGATGGGGATTGGATTTTGCTCTCAGAAGATGTGTTGAG CCTGCGCATGAAAAAATTGGTGTGGTAGATTCACAATGGATTATTCATCAAGTAATTCCTTCTCTTGGGAGCCAG GGCAAGCAGGAGGATGGAAAAGCTCCTTGGGAAGGG GTTAGAGCAAGGTGCAAAAACGAATGGTCAATGTTTCAGAATCGTCTTGCAAGTGCAGACAAGGCATACCTTGCTCAGCTTGGAAAggaataa
- the LOC18590893 gene encoding uncharacterized protein LOC18590893: protein MGFVRGSNVRSGDYLEGMLSDYVGGKAKVKVPKNASTRLVTALTCLQFAFAVYATFLLYYMSPAVDLRTKPDFTWATRIARNMKQFIIPPHVLGRYQEAASLIRAEVPPITPSEVCEHEKIDFMQKKSNDVQMIKLKRELYDKVLDFQSKTIGTETLAELMAMKSKWDMRGPNRPKVTVLLNHFKRKTLCAQLDSLLQQTLPVHHVWVLSFGSPNELSLKRIVESYNDSRISFISSSYDFKYYGRFQMALQTEADLVYILDDDMIPGKKMLQILSHAAGTEKYKNSVLGSIGRILPFRQKDFTFPSYRKFRSKEAGLYLPDPAYDITVDKIVQVDFLSSSWFLSAELVKALFIERPFTFMTGEDLHLSYQLQKYRNAGSFVLPVDPTDKETWGDSEHRLAYVSETTVIFKDIVQVRDDQWWRALTTGYITQWAAMYPQKIDALFYAHSVDEVKALAPLLEKFRSTVGKKAYIVVSGGGFCPCEDAAAALNWPKLVCKERRFKIFDLQIGAISGASKSEVPVLQAVYSSMKGLIKIHNPSVVITVTDIDPNVKKALKLASETNANGTALVLLPRSSVSKVLWMADLRSTALPNWNRMRISVNIITQNRAPSLTRLLKSLSDAYYVGDEIPISFNMDSKVDEATIKLVDSFEWPHGPKTLRRRIIQGGLIRAVSESWYPTSDDDYGLLLEDDIEVSPYYYLWIKYALLAYHYDPQISLPELSSISLYTPRLVEVVKERPKWNPTEFFKRIHPNTPYLHQLPCSWGSVFFPKHWREFYVYMNMRFTEDAKANPVQIPKSRTNGWQASWKKFLIDMMYLRGYVSLYPNFPNQASFSTNHMEPGAHISAKDNVVRHDKADFEVPLLKEDFRPLLPKGKMPPASKLPSLNLFNQPVSLKGLKAAGAKLGQDVLRCDNATEIVTVNRVTGLPQQCSKFL, encoded by the exons ATGGGATTTGTCCGGGGTTCAAATGTGAGAAGTGGGGATTACTTGGAAGGAATGCTCAGTGATTATGTTGGAGGAAAGGCTAAGGTCAAGGTTCCTAAGAATGCCTCTACTCGGCTTGTGACAGCTCTCACCTGCCTGCAATTTGCGTTTGCAGTGTATGCAACATTCCTTTTGTATTACATGAGTCCAGCAGTGGATTTAAGAACAAAACCAGACTTTACTTGGGCTACAAGGATTGCGAGGAACATGAAACAGTTCATCATCCCACCGCATGTTCTTGGTCGCTACCAAGAAGCTGCTTCTCTCATCAGAGCTGAAGTCCCTCCGATTACCCCATCTGAAGTTTGTGAGCATGAGAAGATTGATTTCATGCAGAAGAAGTCCAATGATGTTCAGATGATCAAGTTGAAGAGAGAGTTGTATGATAAGGTACTGGATTTTCAAAGCAAGACCATTGGTACAGAAACTCTGGCTGAGCTAATGGCAATGAAATCCAAGTGGGATATGCGTGGTCCAAATAGACCAAAAGTGACAGTGCTCTTGAAccatttcaagagaaaaacaCTTTGTGCCCAGCTTGATTCATTGCTCCAACAGACGCTCCCAGTCCATCATGTTTGGGTGCTTTCATTTGGGAGTCCAAACGAGCTCTCTCTGAAGAGAATTGTTGAGAGCTACAATGATTCAAGGATCAGCTTCATTAGTTCAAGCTATGATTTCAAGTACTATGGCAGGTTCCAAATGGCTTTACAAACAGAAGCTGATCTGGTTTATATCCTTGATGATGACATGATTCCTGGGAAGAAAATGCTACAGATTTTATCTCATGCAGCAGGAACTGAAAAGTACAAAAACTCTGTTTTGGGCAGCATAGGAAGGATCTTGCCTTTCAGACAGAAGGACTTCACATTCCCAAGCTATAGGAAATTTCGATCCAAGGAGGCAGGGCTTTACTTGCCTGACCCTGCCTATGATATTACAGTTGACAAAATTGTGCAGGTGGATTTTCTTTCCAGCTCATGGTTCTTATCTGCAGAGCTTGTCAAGGCACTTTTCATTGAGAGACCTTTCACATTCATGACTGGTGAAGATCTGCACCTTAG CTATCAGCTTCAGAAGTATAGAAATGCTGGCTCATTTGTTCTTCCAGTTGACCCAACTGACAAAGAAACTTGGGGAGACAGTGAACATAGGCTTGCTTATGTGTCCGAAACCACTGTAATCTTCAAGGACATAGTTCAAGTCAGAGATGATCAGTGGTGGAGGGCACTGACTACTGGTTATATAACTCAGTGGGCTGCAATGTATCCTCAAAAGATTGATGCTCTCTTTTATGCTCACTCTGTTGATGAGGTCAAGGCACTTGCACCACTGCTTGAAAAGTTCAGGTCTACTGTTGGCAAGAAGGCTTATATTGTAGTCTCTGGAGGTGGTTTCTGCCCATGTGAAGATGCTGCAGCAGCTTTGAACTGGCCAAAGTTGGTTTGTAAAGAGCGAAGATTTAAGATTTTCGATTTGCAAATTGGGGCAATTTCGGGAGCATCAAAGTCTGAGGTCCCAGTTCTGCAAGCGGTGTACTCTAGCATGAAAGGGTTGATCAAAATTCACAACCCCAGTGTAGTGATCACCGTGACAGACATTGACCCCAATGTGAAGAAAGCTTTGAAGTTGGCATCCGAGACGAATGCAAATGGTACTGCACTGGTACTTCTACCAAGGTCATCTGTCTCAAAGGTTCTATGGATGGCTGATCTAAGGTCAACAGCATTGCCAA ATTGGAACCGGATGAGGATCTCTGTCAACATAATCACCCAAAACCGTGCTCCATCCTTAACAAGGCTGCTTAAATCTCTCAGTGACGCATACTATGTTGGAGATGAGATTCCTATAAGCTTCAATATGGACAGTAAAGTGGATGAGGCAACCATCAAACTCGTAGATTCATTTGAGTGGCCTCATGGTCCTAAAACACTCAGAAGGAGAATCATTCAAGGGGGGCTGATTCGAGCAGTAAGTGAGAGTTGGTACCCAACATCAGATGACGACTATGGCCTACTCCTCGAGGATGATATCGAAGTCTCTCCTTACTACTATCTATGGATTAAATATGCTCTCTTAGCCTACCATTATGACCCTCAGATCTCCCTTCCTGAGCTCTCATCGATCTCTCTTTACACTCCACGACTGGTTGAAGTTGTGAAGGAAAGGCCAAAATGGAACCCAACTGAGTTCTTCAAGCGCATTCACCCCAACACACCTTACCTTCACCAGCTACCTTGCAGTTGGGGTTCAGTGTTCTTCCCCAAGCATTGGAGAGAGTTCTACGTGTACATGAATATGAGGTTCACTGAAGATGCCAAAGCAAACCCAGTTCAAATCCCAAAGTCTAGAACAAATGGTTGGCAAGCTTCATGGAAGAAGTTTCTCATCGACATGATGTACCTCAGAGGCTATGTTAGCCTCTATCCCAACTTCCCAAACCAAGCTAGCTTCTCAACTAACCATATGGAACCAGGAGCTCACATCAGTGCCAAGGACAACGTCGTTAGGCATGACAAGGCAGACTTTGAAGTCCCATTGCTTAAGGAAGATTTTAGACCCCTGTTGCCTAAAGGGAAGATGCCTCCAGCCTCAAAGCTGCCATCACTCAACCTGTTCAACCAACCTGTTTCACTCAAGGGGCTCAAGGCAGCAGGAGCCAAGCTGGGTCAAGACGTACTACGATGCGATAATGCCACAGAGATCGTGACGGTTAATCGCGTGACAGGCCTGCCGCAGCAATGCTCAAAATTCCTTTGA